The Trichocoleus sp. DNA window AGAAGTAGCTCCAGCTCATCTGCGGGGTCGCCTAGGTTCCTTACAGCAAATGGCGATCGTGGTTGGTATTTCTATCGCCCTTCTGTGTGATTTTGGCATTGCGGTGGCTGCCGGGTCTGCTGCATCTCCCTTATTCGGAATTGCTGCCTGGCGATGGATGTTCTGGACAGAGATTCCGCCAGCCGTGTTGTATGGTGTTGCAGCCCTGATGATTCCTGAATCTCCGCGTTACCTCGTTGCCCAAAAGCGGTATCGGGAGGCAGGCGATGTATTAGGGAAGGTGTTGGGGGGTGATGTGCAGGCGAAAATTGAAGAAATTCGTTGCACCGTAGATACAGAGCACAAGCCGAAGTTCTCTGATTTATTTAGTCGAAGGGGTGGATTACTACCGATCGTCTGGATTGGGATGGGCTTGTCGATTCTGCAACAGTTTGTCGGAATCAATGTCATCTTCTACTACAGCAGTGTCTTATGGCAGGCTGTTGGCTTTTCTGAGCGCGATTCCCTCACCATCACGGTCATTACGGGGGTCGTTAATATTGTCACCACCTTTATTGCCATCGCAACCGTTGACAAGTTTGGGCGAAAACCACTCCTGTTGCTGGGTTCGATCGGCATGACCTTGACGCTAGGAACGCTAGCAGCAGTTTTTGCCACTGCATCAATCAATCCGGCAACTGGAACTCCTGCCCTGACGGGTTCTGCGGGAATAGTCGCGTTACTGGCGGCTAATCTCTATGTTGTGTTCTTTGGGTTCTCCTGGGGACCGATCGTCTGGGTGTTATTAGGTGAAATCTTCAACAACAGGATTCGAGCTGCTGCTCTTGCCCTGGCTGCTTCCGTTCAGTGGATCGCCA harbors:
- a CDS encoding sugar porter family MFS transporter, giving the protein MTLQHPAPVRRAKTSYVLLIACAAALGGFLFGFDTAVINGAVGAVQGAFAINSVMIGIAVSSALLGSAAGAFVAGPIADRQGRTRTMIVASILFTLSAIGSGIAFGVWDFIFWRALGGIAVGMASVIAPAYIAEVAPAHLRGRLGSLQQMAIVVGISIALLCDFGIAVAAGSAASPLFGIAAWRWMFWTEIPPAVLYGVAALMIPESPRYLVAQKRYREAGDVLGKVLGGDVQAKIEEIRCTVDTEHKPKFSDLFSRRGGLLPIVWIGMGLSILQQFVGINVIFYYSSVLWQAVGFSERDSLTITVITGVVNIVTTFIAIATVDKFGRKPLLLLGSIGMTLTLGTLAAVFATASINPATGTPALTGSAGIVALLAANLYVVFFGFSWGPIVWVLLGEIFNNRIRAAALALAASVQWIANFIVSTTFPPLLNTFGLGSAYGLYTIASAISIFFVLLLVKETKGKELEEM